The genomic segment TGCATTGAGATTttatacacacaaaaacacacacgtgtgacatctgcatctgaagaagtgagctctgattcacaaaagctcaacGAATCGAGGGTGTTAGTCTTCCGAACTCCTGTTTGATATTGCTACGATAGACAAACACCGAAGTGAGTGACTAAAGAGCAGGAGGGATCAAGTAGTGCAGGGTTTAGAAGGTCAGATTAGGTCTGGGAaatgcaggttcgaatccccgcccCCCGCTGCCATAAAAgctacctgggtgaccttgggccagtcacacactctcaggctgaCATATCTTAGAGGAGTCTTGTGAGGagaaagtggagaaggggagTACATGGCAGGTCACTTTGGgaccccactggagagaaaagttggTATatatgagattttaaaaaattaaataaagataCAAAGCAGGTTCAAGAGGCCAGCAGCAGCCCACAGAGGCAGAATTAGTGAGGACTCCTTAGGTTCCCATTCTTTCTGACCTTCCGCCTTCCAGATATCAAAGCAAAGCGGTTTCTAAAAAGGTCACCCACGGCTTGATAAAAGTGTTGCTGAActatggctagtatccattttatctaatagccatgaatacccctttcctccatgaatatgtccactcccctcttaaagccttccaagttggcagccatcaccgtaTCTTGGGGCTATGGgttgggtgaaaaaatacttcctttgatctgttttgaatctctcaccctcccgtttcagcagatgaccccgcgttctagtattatgggagaagcttttctccctgtccactctctccaaaccatgcataattttacagacctctatcatcaAAAAGGATCCCAAAAGCGTCCTCAAAGTGCCCGACGACTACTTTTCGCTTTTGGGATCCTTTTTGACGCGATTGCTTTTGCCTTTAGCGTCCTGTTTGAACTTATAATTACCAACTTGATTTGGAACTGGTATATTGCAATCTCTTTCGTCTTATGGACAATGCCACAGTTTAAGAAGAAATATATGAGTGTGtaaatataagaatataagaatagTGAACATTTATACTGTATATTTAATTTATAAACATAAGAGTTTTGTGAGTAATATTGAGCTtatgtgctgtttatttcctaactaACAGTATTACAGCACTTGGTTTATTTATagtttggttgtaacctccaggtggtacctggagatctcccattgtgacagttcatctccagaggaccaagatcagtttccctggagcaaatggttgctgcggaggggggcgccctgctgaggcccctccccaaatctattttcatttcatttcattaacctttattggcataccaaaagacagagataaaaaacaacaacaatatacctccaaagggcaatacatataagttacaagtcaggttgataaaacttttcttgttctttaagaactcctataagaaattcagccacggtagccgtaattttaggatcatgatcactcaaaagaaatttgcatttcacttcattactcctgtaactcttgtactggagcaaagtaaatagcagtttatcccgcaaagtcacatagaaggggcaatctaaaaggatgtggtcaattgtatccaacaaatttaaaccgcacaTGCATAGGCATTCGTGTCTAGggatcggcctaagagcatcctagatgggaatgcgttaaccctagctaatagaaaagcgcagcgatgagaaggtatctctaggttatctagatacctagccattttacctgatccattattaaggcctagggccgccggagaacaGATGGGGAGAAGAGCTggattaaaattctgcaattctacatcaaggagacgttgcttgattcttttaaagatgtaagattcattggccagagcaagattatctaaatcaattcaaATTTGGAAGTccagatctaatcaatatgtcccatgagaaataattaagttcacttttcaaaatatataaaagggaacctggctcagtttgaaagtataatttgagccaatatcttactgtttgaatccaggctttggtggcaatcaagttttgcccggtttcaagacaaattgtaaaatatggagcacatttaggtatccccaatatttgtctaaggaaTATGGCTTGAATGTTCTCCatttcttgattaagagttccaagccataagggaacaccaaacagaagttgggggaatattttcaaattcaggattttgatcactgcaggaacacactgattccccttcgcgtagaaaaactgcttgagttgatttaaggaaatcctggtggctttgatagtattttgtcgatgtatagaccaactgagattatagttataagtaattcccaaatacctatagcttttaacttgttcgattgaatccttcccaatatgccatttgtataaggaccattttttggaaaataccactacttttgatttggaggaattaatagaaagtaaattcgaatggcaataattattaaaagcatctagatatcgttggaggcctactttggtgaaagaaagaatgacggtatcgtccgcataaagaagtagaggtaaagactgggaccctaatttaggtgggtgaccattaactgaacccaatgactgcgctaaatcagaaagaaaaatattaaaaagtaggggagctaaaacacacccttgtttaacgcctctttgaattaaaattgtcttagtcagtccaccattaggtgagtatttaacttggcaggtgaTGTTcgagtgtaatttctttaaaagtattagcagcctggggtcaattcctagatttgacaatttgtcccacagtttctctctagaaatagagtcaaaagTACTTTTTAGATCTATGAAAGCAgcaaacaattcccccccccaatcttcatgtatttttccacaagaaaggataaaacgagacagtgatctaaagatgatttgtttttagtgaatcctatttgctctgggccaataatagatttagcttgagaccgctccgaaaggcgggtctcaaggtgtctagcatataacttgcccagtactgatagcaagATAACAGGACGATAATTTCCCGGTAAattggggtctccctttttatagattggcattaaGATTGAGTTTAGCCATGAATCAGGAATGATACCATAatgatcaattgatgtaaaaaggctggctagtagtggagcccaccagtcagcatatttcttaaagagttcaacagggagcccatcaggacctggtgctcGACTGGATTTTAATTTAGAAATTAgggtcataatttcttccctacttactgcatgccatggagggatATTTGAGGGAATAATCTCCTCATTATCagatggagggaccacagcatggccaaagacattggaaaaataatcaacccatacttgagGGACAATATTTGAGTCAGGAAAGGGTTTGCTGTTTAACagacaagaaattgttctccaaaagattttactgtctcttgatttcagagataaaaagagctggtcccatcttttttgataacaggctttctttttattagccactaattcctgataagctttttttgacccctccccaaatccagccctcctcagtcTTCACCCTCCCAATTCTTccccaggtctttcccagcccacaGCTGGCGACCCTCAGCCGAAAGCCCAGGAGGGGCAGAGACCGGATCCCAGGGAGGCCTCAGCTCTGCCGCCAGCCAAGGGGAGGGAGCGCCCAGAGAGCAAGGGGGGGAACCccaccccttgggggggggggaaatggaggccccccaccccacccccggttgATCTGGTCAAGGAACTGGAATCGCTTCACTGTGGGGGAGTATTTTGCAGGAGTCTTTGCAACACAGAcccaaacgcccccccccccccccacacacaacctgGGCTATTCCACTGTCAAAACCCGGGAAGGATTTTGCAAAGGAAATAGTCTCTTATTGCTTACCAGTTCTTTTGCAAAGtccctcctggctttcctcttccgccccccccccaccgcactcCCCCACTCACGGGGGCACAATGGAACCGGAAGTGACTGCTCCAAGTCAGGCGGCCTTCTTTGTTGACGCCGCTCTAGGAGTGGAGGCGCCTCCCCCTTAACCCTCGGGTGGCTTCTGCGCCCAGGGCCCAAAGGGACCTTCTGCCCCAGCTCCGCCCTGCCGGAGGCGGCCTCTGTGGGCCCAGCCAGCCCCATCACCCCTTTGCAAACGGTGGCAGAGGGAAGGCGGGGCtggagcccccttccccacccccatcctccacgTGGGTCACAAGAGGGCCTTTCCCATCCAAGACAAAGGAGTGGCGCCACATTCAGTGATCCCGCAttggcttcctccctccctttctgaaCCTCAGAGGAGAGTTTGGTCTgagtggtggggtggggtgagatgAGGGGTGCGACCTCCCCCTAATGTGCCTGGGGGGGAGTCGAGCTTCCCCGTCTGTGGCTGCTGTTGTTCCCTGGGCCCCACtgaaaggctgatgaagccaccctCAGGGAGCGAAGCAGCTCCGGCTACGGCTGGGAGCCCTCCCGAGAACGCTTTGCAAGCGGACTACGGCTGAACTGAcctgggggctggactagatgaccttcagGGTTGCTCTCaacttcttgtaggttatccgggctgcgtgaccgcagttttggtattttctttcctgacgtttcgccagcagctgtggccggcgtcttcagaggaataacactagagacactgtccttcagtgtcactcctctgaagatgccagctactggcgaaacatcaggaaagaaaataccaagaccacggtcacacagcccggataacctacaagaacctattaattctgaccgtgaaagccttcgacaatattactctCAGCTGTTTCTAACTCTGCCGTTGACTGAAGAAATCCCTGCTTAGGAGCCTGACCAGCAATACAGGAGGTGTAATCCAAGGGGTATGTTTATAGGGTGACTCCATGTACTTCTGTGTCCAAACAACTTCCCCTGAGTGGTAGGGAAGCTCCAATACTGGCCAGTTCAGCTCCCCTTCTCTTCACTAGCTGAAAACATGGAGCCAATTGGCTGGCAACCAAGTGGTTGTTTGCAGACAGTTTAACCCTGTTGGTCAGGGGTCTTTTCTAGTACAGTCTGGTGCAACTGGCTGTGGCCTGGGATTGCCATCACTCATCCGGTGGCGTATAGCAGAGAGCAGGTTGGGAGTCCTCCATTCCTGCGCTCCCACTGTCGCTGGTCAATGCATTTCAGTGCccatgctcttagaatcgaccccttcctgaaaaggagTATGTTATCTTAGGGGCttaacgcaccaacaatttacagcatattatcattgtgctcggtgtgtgtgttttggatgcgtattcttcattatTCAGATAGACACCTAGTAAGCAGGATTGAACTGCTTCTTACTGAAGTAAGTTTTCTCTTGAAGAGCGCCAATAAATTGTGAAAAGGGACATAACtgtatgtacaatttattttacataatgtaGTATacgcatgtagatggttacaaagtcttgaAATGTTAtacaagttcagacattatgagtcttgaacatgttcatgttgcaagcaatcttaacaatctctatgcctctatatgagagtatcaaaccttaaaacagtaatagtatttcattcagaatatattacagaaatcttgtaaaaatggttagttcagtacataaattctgatttagttaaaagtatcctAATTCAttgtatctagaatatcataagaacAAACAGCCATACATTACCCAATCACGTCAGCTGTGAACTTCCCCAGTACatcaggactagagagatctcaaaagtttaagaatgaatgGACCTTGTAGGTCTTCTATGTGTTTGCATTGTTAGGTGTATGCACAGGTTAGAGAAATATAAGTGTTCTCAGCCTATGAAGGCCTCTGATCTTACGTTGAGATCAGggagaattgtgtgtgtgcaaagctaATATAGAAGCTATGCAGAGCTGAAAGCTATGTGTAGTTATGTGAAAGCTTAAAGCTGTGTAAAtgttaaagagttctgtgtaagacgcTGTTCTGAAGTCTCTCGGATTGTGCCAATAttagagagatctgtgtgtgaacctttAGTTCCATGCAAGAGCCAAAAAGCTCCATGGACCTTAATCCATGTAAAGactaaagagttctgtgtaaggcTTTTTAGTCtgtaagaactgagttcagaAACCTCTATGGATGTTAGAGAGATTTCTGACTTCAAGAAACTCAAAgtatctccagcccatagaagaACTGGAGAGACCTGTGAGTCCATGTCTGTAAGGACTGAAATGCCTATGCAAAGGCAGATAGATCTTATTGAACACTTCCCAATACATGCTAGCATTAAGAagtgcctccatacaaaggatggagagatctaagCTCTTAGAAtccacacaaaggttgatggtttctaagagtctccatcttactTAAAAGATGGAGAAGTTTGTAAATATCCAGCCCAGACACCCAGTCCTCGTAAGGGCTGTCTATCTGGAAGGGCTGTCTTCAGGACTCTGTAAGTACTTAGACCATGCAAGTATTTCCATATGGATGGTCTGAGAACATTAATCCACGCAAGAATCAAAGTCTCAGAGCCCACATCCCACGCAAGGGGTGGAGAGATCCATGCAGGCCAGTGGGTACTAACCTGTCAGAGACACTCTGCCTTTGGCCAGAAGAGCTtctccttttatatgtttttgggACCCGGTTTTTCCGGATTTGTTCGTATTTTGTTTACAACTATAGCCCCCCTTCCGAGTTCTACAGTTATACTCTATTATGCGGATTCCACACGGACACCATGTTAGGAAATCCTCTTCCAGGTCCATATAAGGAAGATCCTGTTCTACATAAGGAAATCTTATGCCCGTATATGGAAGATCCTCTTGCTGTTGATCATAGCCTCACAGCCTGATCATGGCCTTGTGTCATATCCTGCAGTATACTGTGTAATCAGGCAGGCTGCTGCTTGGATTCCAGGAGTGTCCCATAGAATCACTGATCACTCTTGCCTGTATTTTGAACAAGGTCAAATGgtcttaggcttgccaggttcctaCTGTAAGGCTTGTAACAGAGGAAATCTTACACACAGCCTAGTATTTCAAGGACAAAATCATTTCTGTTGTTATTACATACAAACTTATATACTAAATGGTTTAGGGCTAACTTTCTTAATTTTCTACTATTGCATTTCAACTTTAAATAGTGAAAGTCTTCAAGATATATGTGCTTTCATTAGCCCAATTGTCTCATAAatgccagagcccataacaccacaCACCTGGGTCTGTGGCGTctccttggcatacagaaggtgtcAAAGACTTTAAAGGTGTCTCCTGAGGAGTGACCGGCTGATCAGAAACAGAACCATAAGTTGATGGACAATAAAATGTGCATTCTCAGCAAAGTCCTTTatacactgcaagcatttaaaaggtttcccCCCAGTGTGGGTATattgatggacagtaagctctGAACGCcaaacaaagctctttccacactccaagcattatacgctgatggatagtaagctctgaacttgaagcaaagcacttttcacactgcaagcatttataagatTTCTCCCGTGTGGATTCGTTGGTGGACAGTAAGatatgaactctgagcaaagctctttccacactgcacgcatttataaggtttctccccagtgtggatacgctgatggatactaagctgtgaactctgagcaaagctctttccacactgcatgcatttataaggtttctccccagtgtggatacgctgatggacaataagttgtgaactctgagcaaagctctttccacactgcacacatttataaggtttctccccagtgtggatacgctgatggatagtaagctgtgaactctgagcaaagctctttccacactgcacacatttataaggtttctcccccgtgtggatacgctgatggatagtaagctctGAACTCCGAGAACAGTTCTTTccgcactgcaagcatttataaggtttctcccccatGTGGATATACTGATGTCTAGTAAGgtgtgaactctgagcaaagttctttccacactgcaagcatttataaggtttctcccccgtgtggatacgCTTATGAATAGTAAGCTCTGAATTTGAAGTAAAACTTTTTTCACACTGGAAGCATTTAAaacgtttctccccagtgtggatatgctgatgtCTAGTAAGATGTGAACCCTGAGCAAATCTCTTTTTACACTTcatgcatttataaggtttctcccctgtgtggatacgctgatggacagtaaacTCTGAACGCCagacaaagctctttccacactccaagcatttataaggtttctcaccagtgtggaaTCGCTGATGTTTAGTAAGCTGTGATCTCCGAGCaaatccctttccacactgcaagcatttataaggtttctccccagtgtggatacgctgatggccAGTAAGATCTGAATGCCGAACAAAGCTCTTTCGACacagcaagcatttataaggtttctccccagtgtggatatgctgatgtctagtaagctctgaacaccacacaaagctctttccacactccacgcatttataaggtttctccccactgtggatacgctgatgaaTAGTAAGCTGTGTACTCCGagcaaagctttttccacactgcaCGCATTTATAAGgattctccccagtgtggatacgctgatgaaaagtaagctgtgaactcccagcaaagttctttccacacggcatgcatttataaggtttctcccccgtgtggatacgctgatggatactaagctgtgaactctgagcaaagcacTTTCCGCACTGCacacatttataaggtttctcccccgtgt from the Euleptes europaea isolate rEulEur1 chromosome 1, rEulEur1.hap1, whole genome shotgun sequence genome contains:
- the LOC130477831 gene encoding zinc finger protein 665-like → MRSEPDSAVPESRKGLDATKAESRADMCEGAVQKSLGDNSLLPRDGLKTFEEVSVHFTEEEWALLDPDQRRLHKEVMEDNYQNVASHFPGFRHAEVNACFASSSELTIHQRIHTGEKPYKCLQCGKRFTQNSHLTRHQRIHTGEKPYKCLWCEKGFAESSELTRHQHIHTGEKPYKCLQCGKSFAWSSHLPRHQRIHTGEKPYKCVQCGKCFAQSSQLSIHQRIHTGEKPYKCMPCGKNFAGSSQLTFHQRIHTGENPYKCVQCGKSFARSTQLTIHQRIHSGEKPYKCVECGKSFVWCSELTRHQHIHTGEKPYKCLLCRKSFVRHSDLTGHQRIHTGEKPYKCLQCGKGFARRSQLTKHQRFHTGEKPYKCLECGKSFVWRSEFTVHQRIHTGEKPYKCMKCKKRFAQELTIHQRIHTGEKPYKCVQCGKSFAQSSQLTIHQRIHTGEKPYKCVQCGKSFAQSSQLIVHQRIHTGEKPYKCMQCGKSFAQSSQLSIHQRIHTGEKPYKCVQCGKSFAQSSYLTVHQRIHTGEIL